From one Mustela nigripes isolate SB6536 chromosome 16, MUSNIG.SB6536, whole genome shotgun sequence genomic stretch:
- the SMTNL2 gene encoding smoothelin-like protein 2 isoform X2: MEPGPEAEEARTVREALGRYEAALESAVRALHEDMQGLQRGVERRVAEALRLAGPLARTVADLQRDNQRLQAQLERLTRQVEALGTGPSPAAGTPGTPSPPPGVPGRAPRLGTARFASHATFSLSGRSQSLDHQDEAGEPEARKASDVIENGHQPGGGLGEGPPETAQTFPAPEPPKPRPVSLSLRLPHQPVTAVTRVSERFSGETSATALSPTSAAVLGVPSLSPSEPTMAWTPGPSEKSPCVPRSGAGRAAALTGRDGDSPPLATPPRSPPSPPPPATAQARRRELVRSQTLPRTSGAQARKALFEKWEQDTAGKGKGEARAKLKRSQSFGVASASSIKQLLLEWCRKKTLGYQHVDLQNFSSSWSDGMAFCALVHSFFPDAFDYGALSPAQRQKNFELAFTMAENLANCERLIEVEDMMVMGHRPDPMCVFTYVQSLYNHLRRFE, from the exons ATGGAGCCGGGACCCGAGGCCGAGGAGGCGCGCACGGTGCGGGAGGCGCTGGGCCGCTACGAGGCGGCGCTGGAGAGCGCGGTGCGCGCGCTGCACGAGGACATGCAGGGGCTGCAGCGCGGCGTGGAGCGGCGCGTGGCCGAGGCGCTGCGCCTAGCCGGCCCGCTAGCGCGCACCGTGGCCGACCTGCAGCGAGATAACCAGCGGCTGCAGGCGCAGCTCGAGCGCCTGACGCGGCAGGTGGAGGCTCTGGGGACCGGCCCGTCCCCCGCGGCCGGCACTCCGGGCACGCCCAGCCCTCCGCCCGGGGTCCCCGGCCGCGCGCCCCGCCTGGGCACCGCGCGCTTCGCCAGCCACGCCACCTTCTCGCTGTCCGGCCGCAGCCAG AGCCTGGACCACCAGGACGAAGCCGGCGAACCAGAGGCGCGGAAAGCCTCGGACGTCATCGAGAACGGGCACCAGCCAGGGGGAG GTCTGGGTGAAGGACCCCCGGAAACTGCCCAAACCTTCCCGGCTCCAGAGCCTCCGAAGCCGCGTCCCGTGAGCCTCTCGTTGCGGCTGCCCCACCAGCCCGTCACAGCCGTCACACGGGTCTCGGAGAGGTTCTCCGGGGAGACCTCGGCCACAGCTCTCTCACCCACGTCTGCTGCCGTCCTGGGGGTGCCCAGCCTGAGCCCCAGTGAGCCCACCATGGCCTGGACTCCCGGTCCCAGTG AGAAGAGCCCTTGTGTCCCGCGGTCTGGTGCCGGCCGTGCGGCAGCACTGACAGGCAGGGACGGCGACAG CCCACCCCTGGCAACGCCGCCCCGGTCGCCCCCATCCCCCCCGCCGCCAGCCACGGCCCAGGCCCGGCGCAGGGAGCTGGTGAGGTCGCAGACGCTGCCCCGCACGTCGGGGGCACAGGCCCGGAAGGCCTTGTTTGAGAAGTGGGAGCAGGACACCGCGGGCAA GGGCAAAGGCGAGGCACGGGCCAAGCTGAAGCGGTCCCAGAGCTTCGGGGTGGCCAGCGCCAGCAGCATCAAGCAGCTCCTGCTGGAGTGGTGTCGCAAGAAGACGCTTGGCTACCAG CATGTGGACCTGCAGAACTTCTCCTCCAGCTGGAGCGACGGGATGGCCTTCTGCGCCCTGGTGCACTCCTTCTTCCCTGACGCCTTTGACTACGGCGCCCTGAGCCCGGCGCAGCGGCAGAAGAACTTTGAGCTGGCCTTTACCATGGCTGA GAACCTGGCCAACTGCGAGCGGCTCATCGAGGTGGAGGACATGATGGTGATGGGCCACAGGCCGGACCCCATGTGTGTCTTCACCTACGTCCAGTCACTGTACAACCACCTGCGTCGCTTTGAATGA
- the SMTNL2 gene encoding smoothelin-like protein 2 isoform X1 — MEPGPEAEEARTVREALGRYEAALESAVRALHEDMQGLQRGVERRVAEALRLAGPLARTVADLQRDNQRLQAQLERLTRQVEALGTGPSPAAGTPGTPSPPPGVPGRAPRLGTARFASHATFSLSGRSQSLDHQDEAGEPEARKASDVIENGHQPGGGLGEGPPETAQTFPAPEPPKPRPVSLSLRLPHQPVTAVTRVSERFSGETSATALSPTSAAVLGVPSLSPSEPTMAWTPGPSAEKSPCVPRSGAGRAAALTGRDGDSPPLATPPRSPPSPPPPATAQARRRELVRSQTLPRTSGAQARKALFEKWEQDTAGKGKGEARAKLKRSQSFGVASASSIKQLLLEWCRKKTLGYQHVDLQNFSSSWSDGMAFCALVHSFFPDAFDYGALSPAQRQKNFELAFTMAENLANCERLIEVEDMMVMGHRPDPMCVFTYVQSLYNHLRRFE; from the exons ATGGAGCCGGGACCCGAGGCCGAGGAGGCGCGCACGGTGCGGGAGGCGCTGGGCCGCTACGAGGCGGCGCTGGAGAGCGCGGTGCGCGCGCTGCACGAGGACATGCAGGGGCTGCAGCGCGGCGTGGAGCGGCGCGTGGCCGAGGCGCTGCGCCTAGCCGGCCCGCTAGCGCGCACCGTGGCCGACCTGCAGCGAGATAACCAGCGGCTGCAGGCGCAGCTCGAGCGCCTGACGCGGCAGGTGGAGGCTCTGGGGACCGGCCCGTCCCCCGCGGCCGGCACTCCGGGCACGCCCAGCCCTCCGCCCGGGGTCCCCGGCCGCGCGCCCCGCCTGGGCACCGCGCGCTTCGCCAGCCACGCCACCTTCTCGCTGTCCGGCCGCAGCCAG AGCCTGGACCACCAGGACGAAGCCGGCGAACCAGAGGCGCGGAAAGCCTCGGACGTCATCGAGAACGGGCACCAGCCAGGGGGAG GTCTGGGTGAAGGACCCCCGGAAACTGCCCAAACCTTCCCGGCTCCAGAGCCTCCGAAGCCGCGTCCCGTGAGCCTCTCGTTGCGGCTGCCCCACCAGCCCGTCACAGCCGTCACACGGGTCTCGGAGAGGTTCTCCGGGGAGACCTCGGCCACAGCTCTCTCACCCACGTCTGCTGCCGTCCTGGGGGTGCCCAGCCTGAGCCCCAGTGAGCCCACCATGGCCTGGACTCCCGGTCCCAGTG CAGAGAAGAGCCCTTGTGTCCCGCGGTCTGGTGCCGGCCGTGCGGCAGCACTGACAGGCAGGGACGGCGACAG CCCACCCCTGGCAACGCCGCCCCGGTCGCCCCCATCCCCCCCGCCGCCAGCCACGGCCCAGGCCCGGCGCAGGGAGCTGGTGAGGTCGCAGACGCTGCCCCGCACGTCGGGGGCACAGGCCCGGAAGGCCTTGTTTGAGAAGTGGGAGCAGGACACCGCGGGCAA GGGCAAAGGCGAGGCACGGGCCAAGCTGAAGCGGTCCCAGAGCTTCGGGGTGGCCAGCGCCAGCAGCATCAAGCAGCTCCTGCTGGAGTGGTGTCGCAAGAAGACGCTTGGCTACCAG CATGTGGACCTGCAGAACTTCTCCTCCAGCTGGAGCGACGGGATGGCCTTCTGCGCCCTGGTGCACTCCTTCTTCCCTGACGCCTTTGACTACGGCGCCCTGAGCCCGGCGCAGCGGCAGAAGAACTTTGAGCTGGCCTTTACCATGGCTGA GAACCTGGCCAACTGCGAGCGGCTCATCGAGGTGGAGGACATGATGGTGATGGGCCACAGGCCGGACCCCATGTGTGTCTTCACCTACGTCCAGTCACTGTACAACCACCTGCGTCGCTTTGAATGA
- the GGT6 gene encoding glutathione hydrolase 6 isoform X1, giving the protein MAKSQAQARPGLSGKAGRRQSRCGHRGAMEPEARPVHYRQLLLWDPSLGSEDDEDNEEETSELVVSNSWRPHNSLGRNEVGGLPGAWARLGAALLLLVTGFSLAARQLYIKSDPTGSQASAAPRPGGHSHPPGVYHHGAIISPAATCSHLGRELLIAGGNVVDAGVGAALCLAVVHPHTTGLGATFWALFHNSSSGSPTALMPGPAQPLAPGLRLPSALPSLRLLHARFGRLPWSQLLGGPASLAQDGFLVDTALATALAARGTKGLCPLLCHADGTPLGAGARATNPKLAAVLRLAAQAPAPDLAGDDLLSLLVRDLGLRRPQSRPTPALEPAVQRAIPQGVLSTTPGPSTCPELLAMVGAALRSGEPGPDPCPALSAAPVSPVGTVLATVDSSGSVLLLTSSLSSPFGSGRLSPSTGVLLSDLVAKPTASAWACPLLLQGSSDDTEADMLGLVALGTPAVARVVTRALLSHLAGPQTQAQHERRQGPTLSTSVCGQGTLLQVAVQAEHAHVSSVPSSCCTVQGF; this is encoded by the exons ATGGCTAAGAG CCAGGCGCAGGCGAGGCCAGGACTCAGCGGGAAGGCCGGCAGGCGGCAGAGCCGGTGTGGGCACCGTGGGGCCATGGAACCGGAGGCGAGGCCCGTGCACTACCGACAGCTGCTGCTCTGGGACCCCAGCTTGGGGTCTGAGGACGACGAGGACAATGAGGAGGAGACCTCTGAGCTGGTCGTTTCGAATTCCTGGAGGCCCCACAACTCCTTGGG CAGGAATGAGGTTGGCGGGCTGCCCGGGGCCTGGGCTCGCCTTGGCGCCGCCCTGCTGCTGCTGGTCACTGGCTTCTCCCTGGCCGCGAGGCAACTCTACATCAAGAGTGACCCTACAGGAAGCCAGGCCTCGGCAGCCCCCCGGCCCGGCGGGCACTCCCACCCCCCTGGTGTGTACCACCACGGTGCCATCATCAGCCCGGCAG CCACGTGCTCCCACCTGGGCCGAGAGCTGCTCATCGCCGGGGGCAACGTCGTGGACGCGGGAGTGGGAGCAGCTTTGTGTCTGGCGGTGGTGCACCCTCACACCACGGGGCTAG GTGCCACATTCTGGGCCCTCTTCCACAACAGCTCCTCAGGCAGCCCAACTGCCCTGATGCCGGGCCCCGCACAGCCCCTGGCCCCCGGCCTGCGGCTGCCGTCCGCCCTGCCCAGCCTGCGCCTGCTGCACGCACGCTTCGGCCGCCTGCCGTGGTCACAGCTGCTAGGGGGCCCTGCCTCGCTGGCTCAAGACGGCTTCCTGGTGGACACAGCCCTTGCCACAGCTCTGGCAGCCCGGGGCACAAAGGGCCTCTGTCCACTACTGTGCCATGCTGATGGGACCCCCCTGGGCGCCGGGGCCCGAGCCACCAATCCCAAACTTGCAGCCGTGCTGCGCCTAGCGGCCCAAGCCCCAGCCCCGGACCTGGCCGGGGATGACCTACTGAGCCTGCTGGTCAGAGACCTGGGGCTGCGTAGGCCCCAATCCAGGCCCACACCTGCCCTGGAGCCCGCAGTGCAGCGAGCCATACCCCAAGGCGTCCTGTCCACCACCCCCGGCCCCTCAACCTGCCCGGAGCTGCTGGCGATGGTAGGGGCAGCCCTGCGCTCAGGAGAGCCCGGCCCCGACCCCTGCCCGGCGCTCTCAGCAGCTCCCGTGAGCCCTGTGGGCACTGTCCTGGCCACTGTAGACAGCAGTGGCTCAGTGCTGCTCCTTACCTCCTCACTAAGCAGCCCCTTTGGCTCTGGACGCCTGTCCCCAAGCACTGGGGTTCTCCTTAGTGACCTGGTGGCCAAGCCTACAGCCAGTGCCTgggcctgccccctcctcctccagggaaGCTCGGATGACACAGAGGCTGACATGTTAGGGCTGGTGGCTTTGGGAACTCCTGCGGTGGCCAGAGTTGTGACTCGTGCCCTGCTCAGTCACCTGGCTGGGCCCCAGACCCAGGCCCAACATGAGCGACGGCAGGGACCGACACTGAGCACTAGTGTTTGTGGCCAAGGGACCCTGCTCCAGGTGGCTGTCCAGGCAGAGCATGCCCATGTCTCCAGTGTCCCCAGCAGCTGCTGCACTGTCCAGGGGTTCTAA
- the GGT6 gene encoding glutathione hydrolase 6 isoform X2: MAKSQAQARPGLSGKAGRRQSRCGHRGAMEPEARPVHYRQLLLWDPSLGSEDDEDNEEETSELVVSNSWRPHNSLGNEVGGLPGAWARLGAALLLLVTGFSLAARQLYIKSDPTGSQASAAPRPGGHSHPPGVYHHGAIISPAATCSHLGRELLIAGGNVVDAGVGAALCLAVVHPHTTGLGATFWALFHNSSSGSPTALMPGPAQPLAPGLRLPSALPSLRLLHARFGRLPWSQLLGGPASLAQDGFLVDTALATALAARGTKGLCPLLCHADGTPLGAGARATNPKLAAVLRLAAQAPAPDLAGDDLLSLLVRDLGLRRPQSRPTPALEPAVQRAIPQGVLSTTPGPSTCPELLAMVGAALRSGEPGPDPCPALSAAPVSPVGTVLATVDSSGSVLLLTSSLSSPFGSGRLSPSTGVLLSDLVAKPTASAWACPLLLQGSSDDTEADMLGLVALGTPAVARVVTRALLSHLAGPQTQAQHERRQGPTLSTSVCGQGTLLQVAVQAEHAHVSSVPSSCCTVQGF; the protein is encoded by the exons ATGGCTAAGAG CCAGGCGCAGGCGAGGCCAGGACTCAGCGGGAAGGCCGGCAGGCGGCAGAGCCGGTGTGGGCACCGTGGGGCCATGGAACCGGAGGCGAGGCCCGTGCACTACCGACAGCTGCTGCTCTGGGACCCCAGCTTGGGGTCTGAGGACGACGAGGACAATGAGGAGGAGACCTCTGAGCTGGTCGTTTCGAATTCCTGGAGGCCCCACAACTCCTTGGG GAATGAGGTTGGCGGGCTGCCCGGGGCCTGGGCTCGCCTTGGCGCCGCCCTGCTGCTGCTGGTCACTGGCTTCTCCCTGGCCGCGAGGCAACTCTACATCAAGAGTGACCCTACAGGAAGCCAGGCCTCGGCAGCCCCCCGGCCCGGCGGGCACTCCCACCCCCCTGGTGTGTACCACCACGGTGCCATCATCAGCCCGGCAG CCACGTGCTCCCACCTGGGCCGAGAGCTGCTCATCGCCGGGGGCAACGTCGTGGACGCGGGAGTGGGAGCAGCTTTGTGTCTGGCGGTGGTGCACCCTCACACCACGGGGCTAG GTGCCACATTCTGGGCCCTCTTCCACAACAGCTCCTCAGGCAGCCCAACTGCCCTGATGCCGGGCCCCGCACAGCCCCTGGCCCCCGGCCTGCGGCTGCCGTCCGCCCTGCCCAGCCTGCGCCTGCTGCACGCACGCTTCGGCCGCCTGCCGTGGTCACAGCTGCTAGGGGGCCCTGCCTCGCTGGCTCAAGACGGCTTCCTGGTGGACACAGCCCTTGCCACAGCTCTGGCAGCCCGGGGCACAAAGGGCCTCTGTCCACTACTGTGCCATGCTGATGGGACCCCCCTGGGCGCCGGGGCCCGAGCCACCAATCCCAAACTTGCAGCCGTGCTGCGCCTAGCGGCCCAAGCCCCAGCCCCGGACCTGGCCGGGGATGACCTACTGAGCCTGCTGGTCAGAGACCTGGGGCTGCGTAGGCCCCAATCCAGGCCCACACCTGCCCTGGAGCCCGCAGTGCAGCGAGCCATACCCCAAGGCGTCCTGTCCACCACCCCCGGCCCCTCAACCTGCCCGGAGCTGCTGGCGATGGTAGGGGCAGCCCTGCGCTCAGGAGAGCCCGGCCCCGACCCCTGCCCGGCGCTCTCAGCAGCTCCCGTGAGCCCTGTGGGCACTGTCCTGGCCACTGTAGACAGCAGTGGCTCAGTGCTGCTCCTTACCTCCTCACTAAGCAGCCCCTTTGGCTCTGGACGCCTGTCCCCAAGCACTGGGGTTCTCCTTAGTGACCTGGTGGCCAAGCCTACAGCCAGTGCCTgggcctgccccctcctcctccagggaaGCTCGGATGACACAGAGGCTGACATGTTAGGGCTGGTGGCTTTGGGAACTCCTGCGGTGGCCAGAGTTGTGACTCGTGCCCTGCTCAGTCACCTGGCTGGGCCCCAGACCCAGGCCCAACATGAGCGACGGCAGGGACCGACACTGAGCACTAGTGTTTGTGGCCAAGGGACCCTGCTCCAGGTGGCTGTCCAGGCAGAGCATGCCCATGTCTCCAGTGTCCCCAGCAGCTGCTGCACTGTCCAGGGGTTCTAA
- the GGT6 gene encoding glutathione hydrolase 6 isoform X3 has product MEPEARPVHYRQLLLWDPSLGSEDDEDNEEETSELVVSNSWRPHNSLGRNEVGGLPGAWARLGAALLLLVTGFSLAARQLYIKSDPTGSQASAAPRPGGHSHPPGVYHHGAIISPAATCSHLGRELLIAGGNVVDAGVGAALCLAVVHPHTTGLGATFWALFHNSSSGSPTALMPGPAQPLAPGLRLPSALPSLRLLHARFGRLPWSQLLGGPASLAQDGFLVDTALATALAARGTKGLCPLLCHADGTPLGAGARATNPKLAAVLRLAAQAPAPDLAGDDLLSLLVRDLGLRRPQSRPTPALEPAVQRAIPQGVLSTTPGPSTCPELLAMVGAALRSGEPGPDPCPALSAAPVSPVGTVLATVDSSGSVLLLTSSLSSPFGSGRLSPSTGVLLSDLVAKPTASAWACPLLLQGSSDDTEADMLGLVALGTPAVARVVTRALLSHLAGPQTQAQHERRQGPTLSTSVCGQGTLLQVAVQAEHAHVSSVPSSCCTVQGF; this is encoded by the exons ATGGAACCGGAGGCGAGGCCCGTGCACTACCGACAGCTGCTGCTCTGGGACCCCAGCTTGGGGTCTGAGGACGACGAGGACAATGAGGAGGAGACCTCTGAGCTGGTCGTTTCGAATTCCTGGAGGCCCCACAACTCCTTGGG CAGGAATGAGGTTGGCGGGCTGCCCGGGGCCTGGGCTCGCCTTGGCGCCGCCCTGCTGCTGCTGGTCACTGGCTTCTCCCTGGCCGCGAGGCAACTCTACATCAAGAGTGACCCTACAGGAAGCCAGGCCTCGGCAGCCCCCCGGCCCGGCGGGCACTCCCACCCCCCTGGTGTGTACCACCACGGTGCCATCATCAGCCCGGCAG CCACGTGCTCCCACCTGGGCCGAGAGCTGCTCATCGCCGGGGGCAACGTCGTGGACGCGGGAGTGGGAGCAGCTTTGTGTCTGGCGGTGGTGCACCCTCACACCACGGGGCTAG GTGCCACATTCTGGGCCCTCTTCCACAACAGCTCCTCAGGCAGCCCAACTGCCCTGATGCCGGGCCCCGCACAGCCCCTGGCCCCCGGCCTGCGGCTGCCGTCCGCCCTGCCCAGCCTGCGCCTGCTGCACGCACGCTTCGGCCGCCTGCCGTGGTCACAGCTGCTAGGGGGCCCTGCCTCGCTGGCTCAAGACGGCTTCCTGGTGGACACAGCCCTTGCCACAGCTCTGGCAGCCCGGGGCACAAAGGGCCTCTGTCCACTACTGTGCCATGCTGATGGGACCCCCCTGGGCGCCGGGGCCCGAGCCACCAATCCCAAACTTGCAGCCGTGCTGCGCCTAGCGGCCCAAGCCCCAGCCCCGGACCTGGCCGGGGATGACCTACTGAGCCTGCTGGTCAGAGACCTGGGGCTGCGTAGGCCCCAATCCAGGCCCACACCTGCCCTGGAGCCCGCAGTGCAGCGAGCCATACCCCAAGGCGTCCTGTCCACCACCCCCGGCCCCTCAACCTGCCCGGAGCTGCTGGCGATGGTAGGGGCAGCCCTGCGCTCAGGAGAGCCCGGCCCCGACCCCTGCCCGGCGCTCTCAGCAGCTCCCGTGAGCCCTGTGGGCACTGTCCTGGCCACTGTAGACAGCAGTGGCTCAGTGCTGCTCCTTACCTCCTCACTAAGCAGCCCCTTTGGCTCTGGACGCCTGTCCCCAAGCACTGGGGTTCTCCTTAGTGACCTGGTGGCCAAGCCTACAGCCAGTGCCTgggcctgccccctcctcctccagggaaGCTCGGATGACACAGAGGCTGACATGTTAGGGCTGGTGGCTTTGGGAACTCCTGCGGTGGCCAGAGTTGTGACTCGTGCCCTGCTCAGTCACCTGGCTGGGCCCCAGACCCAGGCCCAACATGAGCGACGGCAGGGACCGACACTGAGCACTAGTGTTTGTGGCCAAGGGACCCTGCTCCAGGTGGCTGTCCAGGCAGAGCATGCCCATGTCTCCAGTGTCCCCAGCAGCTGCTGCACTGTCCAGGGGTTCTAA